In the Terriglobales bacterium genome, TCGCCGCCGGCATCGCACACCGGGCAGTCGAGAGGATGATTGCCCAAAAGAAGCTCGACCATCCCCTTACGAGCCTGGCGGACTTCGTCGCTGTCGGTGACTACTGTCATTCCTTCCGTGACGACCGTGGTGCAAGCGGTCTGCAACTTGGGCATCTTTTCGACTTTCACCAGGCACATACGGCATGCGCCCTGCAGCGAAAGACCAGGGTAGTAACAGAAAGAAGGCACTTCGATGCCAACGCTCTTACACGCTTCGATGAGTAGCGTTCCTGGGGGAGCCGTTACCTTCTTGCCATCAACCGTTATGTTCACGTCTGCCATTCAGGGATTCCATTTTCAACGACTCTTCTGACATCTGCTATGACGCCGCCACCAACCGGCGGAAGCCTGAGCACGCCTTGATCTCTTCGATCTGCTCGGCGTGACGCTGGGGATGCAGCGCAAGCACCAGCAGAGCCTGATAGCCGTCGATCGGACCGAGCAGGGGGTGATCAAGTGAGCGTTGCCGGAGATCATCCTGGTTCCGCTCTACAAAGGCGATCACTTGCTCACGGTTCTGTTTGAAGAAGTCGATGGCCTCGTCCGTGCGAGAGAACCTTGCGGAGGGCCGCGAAATTTCTGGAGCCATTAGCTTCTGCTTGCGGTCCAGCATGCTGTGCCGGATGGACTGATCGCGCGACGGATTTGCGTATGCTCCGGTCACAGGAGCTTTTTCCAAAGCGCGAAACATCAATTTTTCTACGGAGGCGACGTGCTCGACGCACTCGCGGATCGTCCAGCACTCAGGTGTAGAGCGGACCGAGCATTGCTCCTCGCTCAATCCTGCCACGGCCTTGAGGAATGTGTCGCGTCCGATGTGCAAGCAGCTCAGCAGATCTTGTCGTTCAGTCTCGGTGAAGATATTCATCGGTAACCTACTCAATGCGTCAATACGGGCAGCATCTGGACCGCGCCTTGGGGCTCAAACGGGCAGGGCTTGCCGTCCAGGTGGTCTTCAAATTCCTGGCGAAACTTCTGCACGATGGAGATGGTCGGCATGGCGGCGGCATCCCCCAGGGGACAGAAAGTCCGGCCCAACATGTTTTCGGAAAGGTAACGGATGTTGTCGATGTCGCGGCGAACGCCGCCCCCGGCGTGGAAACGGTCCAGCGTTTTCTTCAGCCAGTCCGTTCCTTCGCGGCAGGGAATACACCAGCCGCAGCTCTCGTGCTGATAGAACTTCATGATGCGCTGTGCGAATTTGACCATGCAGGCTTTGTCGTCGATGACAACCACGCCGCCCGAGCCCAGCATCGAGCCCGCCTTCATCAGAGCATCGAAATCCATGCCCACATCGCACTCCTCGGCACTAAGTACCGGAGTGGAAGATCCACCCGGCATCACTGCTTTCAGCTTGGCGCCATTGGGGATTCCGCCACCGACGTCGTAAATCATCTTCATCAGGTTGTATCCGAGAGGCAGCTCGTATACGCCCGGCCGATTCACATGCCCGCTGAGGCAGAAGAGGCGTGTGCCACCGTTCTTGGGTGTGCCCAGGTTCGCGTACCACTCGGCGCCATTCAGGATGATCTCGGGGACGCTGGCCAGCGTCTCCACGTTATTGATGATCGTCGGCCCTCCCCACAGGCCGACAACAGCAGGGAAGGGAGGCCGAATGCGAGGGATGCCGCGCTTGCCTTCCAGCGACTCCATGAGCGCCGATTCTTCTCCGACTTCGTAAGCGCCCGCACCGCCGTGCCAATAAACATCGAAGTCATAACCGCTGCCGAAAATGTTTTTTCCCAGGAAACCCTTGCGGTAGGCATCGGCGATGGCCTTCTGCATGATCACCGAAAGGTAACGATACTCCCCACGAATATAGATATATCCGGTATGAGCCTGTACGGACAGGGCAGCGATCATTACTCCCTCAATTACTTCATGAGGATCATGCTCGAGGATCAGCCGGTCCTTGCAGGTCGCGGGCTCGCTTTCGTCGCCGTTGCACAGAACATATTTGGCCTTGGGGGACTGCTTCGGAACGAACGACCACTTCATCCCCGTATTGAAGCCAGCTCCACCGCGGCCACGAAGGTTGGAAGCCTTGACAACATTGATGATGTCATCGGGCTGCATGGCCAATGCCTTTTGCACGGCCCGGTAGCCACCCAGCTCCAGGTAACGGTCGACGTCTGGCGCGCCCTTTCCGAAGCGCTTGGAGACTACCTTTACTTCATCGGGATGGGAAACGAGGTCAGCCATTTGTCGCGATTATCGCCGGTGTTTTTGGGCGATCTCATCTAACACGAGATCGACTTTTTGGGGCGTGAGATTCTCATGAAAGTCGTAGTTGACCTGCATGGCTGGAGCCCAGCTGCATGCCCCGATACATTCCACTTCTTCCAGGAAAAACAGGCCGTCGGGCGTGCTCATCTTGTGCCCAATACCCAGCTTCTTCTTGCAGTGATCAAGAATTTCTTCGCCGCCGCACAGCAGGCAACT is a window encoding:
- a CDS encoding DinB family protein; this translates as MNIFTETERQDLLSCLHIGRDTFLKAVAGLSEEQCSVRSTPECWTIRECVEHVASVEKLMFRALEKAPVTGAYANPSRDQSIRHSMLDRKQKLMAPEISRPSARFSRTDEAIDFFKQNREQVIAFVERNQDDLRQRSLDHPLLGPIDGYQALLVLALHPQRHAEQIEEIKACSGFRRLVAAS
- the nuoF gene encoding NADH-quinone oxidoreductase subunit NuoF; the protein is MADLVSHPDEVKVVSKRFGKGAPDVDRYLELGGYRAVQKALAMQPDDIINVVKASNLRGRGGAGFNTGMKWSFVPKQSPKAKYVLCNGDESEPATCKDRLILEHDPHEVIEGVMIAALSVQAHTGYIYIRGEYRYLSVIMQKAIADAYRKGFLGKNIFGSGYDFDVYWHGGAGAYEVGEESALMESLEGKRGIPRIRPPFPAVVGLWGGPTIINNVETLASVPEIILNGAEWYANLGTPKNGGTRLFCLSGHVNRPGVYELPLGYNLMKMIYDVGGGIPNGAKLKAVMPGGSSTPVLSAEECDVGMDFDALMKAGSMLGSGGVVVIDDKACMVKFAQRIMKFYQHESCGWCIPCREGTDWLKKTLDRFHAGGGVRRDIDNIRYLSENMLGRTFCPLGDAAAMPTISIVQKFRQEFEDHLDGKPCPFEPQGAVQMLPVLTH